The DNA segment tttttttctcattgctACTGTCATTTTTGTTCTCATTAGGTTTCTAATTCTTCTTAAGCTTTGTACGGACAAGATTCTATGTATAAAGATTAAGATAACCTCAAATACTctaatttgaaaaaataataacaataacaaataatcAACATGGTAACAATGAATCTGGACGTTTGACATGTCTTCAAGGTAGTCGTACTTGGGAAGATACAAATGGTTTCAGCACCTCTTCAGTTCTTGTAGAATTCTATCAGCAAAGAGAGATCGCCATCAGCGGACGACACAGTCGACGCGAAATTTATAATGTTCATCTCTCGTGGTTCAGAATTCTATCCACTCTTTGTATGATCACAACCCATAGCATAAGAAACCCTCGAGGATCAGATCCAACATGAGGTGATACGATGAACGAGAACTGTTGATATGATGAGATTTCCATGAAGTAAGTGGTGCAGCATTAGGCATACGAGATATCTATCAACCAGTAGTAGTACTTGATGGCTCATCaccgtcatcatcttcttctcggcCGCATCACCCACTTCTGCCGCCACCCGATACGCGTACAGGTTCGAGGGAAATGGGTAACCTAAAGAAGTGCTCCTCTCCCCTCTCATCGATCTTCCTCACCCATCTGCTTTTGCTGCGCGGCCTCCTCCGCCCTGATCCCTTCGCGCTCTTCCGCCGTTCCACGCCGCCTGCCGTCGTCCCCGTCCTTCCCACCTCCTCAATCTTCCCTATCATCGTCACCTCCATCCCATCTTCGCCTATCGGCCCCTCCTCCCTCCCCGCAGACAGTTAGCGATCGCCACCGAACTCCTCGGATTGAAGCGGAGCAGCTCGAGCAGGCCTGCGTACGGGTCGGACTTGCAGCCCACCAGAGAGCAGCCGATGTGCTCGTGATACGGGTCGCCCACCTTGAACTCCACCGCGTCGTCCACGCCGGACTCCTCGACGACATCCTTCGTGGGAGCGAGCGACACCTCCTCCGGGATGATGCAGACGAGTCTGCCTCCGGTTTGTCGAGCTGCAGCGGCGAGGGCTCCCGTGGATTGGGACGCCTCCGGTGAGCTTTGTATGGTTGGTCACGGGATCTTCTACAAGCCCTTAGGTGATCGACTTCATCTTTCTGCTGTTTTGAAGCTCAACTACCCCAAGACTTCCAACATCTCTACCAGTCTGGTGAGCGGGACTGTCGAGAGCTTGGGGCCCCACCACATCGATCCCATCTCGCTTGTAGCCTATGCTCAAAAGGAGTATGTTTTCACGATGATCCCCCAAGCCAACCACTCATGCTCCTCTCTTCCATTCCAGGAGGAATCACTAAGTTTCGGGCCTACTTCTGTTTGTAGTCATCTCCTCCGGTATATGACTGGTAGAACATTTCAGCTAGACTACGGCAGTGGCTGCACCGGTAGCAACTGTGGAACTCTAAGTAGTAGCTTTGGGTTCTCCGCTAGATTCTTGTCCTTCGATATGATACAGTGCTCGGAGAACGGCCGGTTGCATCTCTACATCGAATTCTCCAATTCCAGTTATCTTTCATATGATGTCCCGATGGTGCCTAAGAAGTCCATGATGGGTGAAGGCTATTGGGACCATGTTAAGAATCGTCTCTGTCTCATAGCCTGTCACATTCTTGAAGGGAGTTCACAGGCGAGTCCCTCTGTTGGTGATTGCTCGATCGGACTGAGCTTATGGTTCCCAACTGTCCTGACGCTGAGAAGAAAGGACGTGGTCGGTCATATGTGGAGTAACAAGAAGAAGAGAGACCCTGGCTACTTCAGCATGGTCTCGTTCCACCGGTCGGGTGGGCGAATGGTCACGATTCCTGGGCTGAGATATAACTACACCCTAATAGATTCTGTCAGCGGGCCTTGCAAGGTGAGAAGTGGCAGCACACAGTCGAGCGAGGAAAGGTATCCAGATGGAAGATGTTCCCGCGACATGCGGTTCAGTATCGCGGTGGAGGATGCCGGCGGCCGAAGTGGATGGGGGGAAGCTAATGTCTTTTCTATGGGCGACGAGTTTTGTGATGATTATGACTTCGTTACGACGTCGGAGACGGCAAGCTTCGTGCCTGCAGCTGACTGGGTCGCGAAGAATCAAAGTGTTTGGAACGTAAGCTATGCCATAAGCTATTATATGTACTCTGCTTCCGCTGAGGGGGGCGAACAGTTTGGCATCGCTGCTGAGGGGATATACGATGCTGGAAGTGGAACACTCTGCATGAAGGGATGTGGATCTCCGAGTTTGCCCACCAAAAACCAAACAGCAATTGACTGTGAGATCTTAATCAATATCCAGTTTCCCCCTCTCCACTCGAAGATGGGAGATCGTATCAGTGGCACCATCAACACCACAAGGAGTAAGCAGGACCCTCTGCACTTTGACCCtataaagttgtattctcagcaaaTTTACGCAGCAGAAGTAACTGAAGCGATTTGGAGGATGGATGTCGAAATCGTCATGGTCATGATCTCTCTcacgttgtcgtgcatttgcattgGGTTGCAGACCTTCCACGCCAAGAAGCACCGTGACGCCCTGCCTTCCATGTCGATCACCATGCTCGGTGTTCTTATCCTTGGCTACGTGATTCCTCTGGTGCTGAACTTTGAAGCCTTGTTCGCGAACCGCAGTCGGTCTGGCTTTCTAAGTCTGCGGAGCGGTGGGTGGCTCGACGTTCATGAGGTCATCGTGAGGATCTTATCCGGCTTAGCACTGTTCCTCTCCTTCCACCTGCTTCAAATGGCGTGGTCCGCGAGGTCATCGGACGAGAACAAGGGGCACCGCGTCGCGGAGTGGACGACGCTCAAGCTGTGCTTGCCTCTCTACTTCGCCGGGGCGCTGCTCACTTGGCTCATCAGCTCAAGGCACCACCTGCAGAGGTCGGAATTCAGCAGGCAGCGATACGGTTCTCGCTGGGAGGATTTGGTCCCTTATGCTGGCTTAGTGCTCGACGGATTTCTGCTCCCTCAGATCGTTCTTAACGTCTGTCGGAACTCCAAAGATAAGATCCTGACGCCTTTCTTCTACGTCGGAATCACGATCACCCGAGCTTTGCCTCATCTGTACGACGCTTATCGCTCTCGCAGTTATAACCGTCGCATTGATTCATCGTACATCTACGCAAGTCCAGACGGAGATTTTTACTCGCTGGTGTGGGATGTCATCGTTCCTTGTGAAGGTTTGCTTTTTGCAGCGGCGATATACCTTCAGCAGCGGGTTGGTGGTTATTGTCTTCTTCCCCAAAGATTCAGAAAGCGTGTGGAGTACGAGGCAGTTTCAGTGGTTGCTCTTTAGCCCTTCTTGTGGAAGACCAGATTGCAGCAAGTCCATGAAATGTAGTAGTATAGTGCAGTAGTAAGTCAAGTCTTGTGTTGTTCCTGTGGTAGCTTTCTTCATGCGTCGACTTGCCCACGCCATGATCAAGTGTGATGAAGACTGTTCTTCTTCCACAGAAATATAAATAAGGGTTTCGTAGACTAAGAAGATTTCAGATTCATCGTTTTATTGAGGGTGTAGAATGTGGAGGATTACCTCCGAGAAACAAAAGACAACAAGGCAAGTGTCTTTACGTACAGTTCATGCAGACGAGAATGTTGACACCTCGGTCCTGTATTTTTGGAAAATAGGAACCAAGTTACTTAGAGAACAAGAAATCCAACCATAAAAATACTTTTATGAGTGAGGATAAGCAATAAGTATGAGAATAATTCTATGCGAAGGGGGAAAAAAAACTCAATTCCCGTCTGAGTCAGCCTCCGCTTTTGAGGATTCTGAAATTTATAGCCGACAACATTGTAAGTCATGGGATTTTGTGAACCTCGACTTTcctgcccatcaaaataatttttgtaaTTTCTGTAATATATTCTTTTCGTGTACGCGTTTCATGCttgcaaaattaaaatcattcaGTCGTTGATAGGGTTGGGaaatttctcttgtttttttatatgatgtgatgttcaaagtgaaaattttaagcttaattagctgcttctaaaacctgatattcctgatcatggacttgattatgagttggaaACGATGAACATCAGAAATCAGTATATTCTAATTTGTTTaaatcaatgcatttaggatgctgttattcttttctttaataATCAAATGATCTAAGAGGTAAATTAATGATTCCATCTCTTTGATCAAAATACTTCAgtcaaaattgataatagtatAGATTCCGATATGAAATATCACGAATCAAGTTTAATAGGTTAactgatttattaattttattgacctattaattgatatttaagttaaaaattaataAGAATACATTTAGCAGACTTTTTTATTTCTCATTGCTACTGTCATTTTTGTTCTCATTAGGTTTCTAATTCTTCTTAAGCTTTGTACGGACAAGATTCTATCTATAAAGATTAAGATAACCTCAAATACTctaatttgaaaaaataataacaataacaaataatcAACATGGTAACAATGAATCTGGACGTTTGACATGTCTTCAAGGTAGTCGTACTTGGGAAGATACAAATGGTTTCAGCACCTCTTCAGTTCTTGTAGAATTCTATCAGCAAAGAGAGATCGCCATCAGCGGACGACACAGTCGACGCGAAATTTATAATGTTCATCTCTCGTGGTTCAGAATTCTATCCACTCTTTGTATGATCACAACCCATAGCATAAGAAACCCTCGAGGATCAGATCCAACATGAGGTGATCCGATGAACGAGAACTGTTGATATGATGAGATTTCCATGAAGTAAGTGGTGCAGCATTAGGCATACGAGATATCTATCAACCAGTAGTAGTACTTCATGGCTCATCaccgtcatcatcttcttctcggcCGCATCACCCACTTCTGCCGCCACCCGATACGCGTACAGGTTCGAGGGAAATGGGTAACCTAAAGAAGTGCTCCTCTCCCCTCTCATCGATCTTCCTCACCCATCTGCTTTTGCTGCGCGGCCTCCTCCGCCCTGATCCCTTCGCGCTCTTCCGCCGTTCCACGCCGCCTGCCGTCGTCCCCGTCCTTCCCACCTCCTCAATCTTCCCTATCATCGTCACCTCCATCCCATCTTCGCCTATCGGCCCCTCCTCCCTCCCCGCAGACAGTTAGCGATCGCCACCGAACTCCTCGGATTGAAGCGGAGCAGCTCGAGCAGGCCTGCGTACGGGTCGGACTTGCAGCCCACCAGAGAGCAGCCGATGTGCTCGTGATACGGGTCGCCCACCTTGAACTCCACCGCGTCGTCCACGCCGGACTCCTCGACGACATCCTTCGTGGGAGCGAGCGACACCTCCTCCGGGATGATGCAGACGAGTCTGCCTCCGGTTTGTCGAGCTGCGGCGGCGAGTGCTCCCGTGGATTGGGATGCCTCCGGTGAGACTTGTACTATTAGCTTGGCACCCATGCCGGCCGCCAGGGCCGATACGAACTCGTCGCTCGCAGGTTCCGCTGATGGATGAccatcatttcttcttcttcttcttcttcttccactgtcCCGGGAAagctagaaaaggaagagaaaactaGCGCATTTAGCTCGTTCATAGGTTGATTTAAATGCCTTGTATTTCCGACCATATCTAACACCCAAACTTGGAGTATATACTTTACGATCTTAATAATACATCTGATTTCGTGCTCTTACAAAATATATCTTTGTTTAAAGACTGTGAACTATTAAATTACATCAAAACTTGTGAACAATGaaagatatgtttatatatatgcttTGTCCGATGGAAGGTCACATAAACTTACTGTTACAGACAAAAGAGTACTTTTGATTTCCCTACATTCTTGGCGAGTGATCAATGGTTGCAGAAGATGTTTGATCCAAGAAGAAAAAGTTGTATGCAATAAGAAAGATAAAGGTAGATTGGTTTCCAAAGAAACTCACACGGTCGATTTGCTTGAAATTAAtgcataatatttatatatattaatcgaCAGGAGAAACAGAAGAAAGTGGAAAGATTACCGGTTTGAGAGTGTCTAAGCAACCATCGACAGCGTTTTCTCGAGACCAAACCATTCTTTTCATCTGTTTCTCCTCCACCAATTAATGTGATTCTCCCCAACACCGTTGCGTGTGCGATAGAACCAAAGAGTtaacagagcgagagagagagagagagagagagaggggggttggggatcgaagaagaagcagaggaaTTAATAGAAGGTGGGGAAGGTGGTGGCTATCGCTGTAGACTACGTGTTTTGGTCGTCATCGACGCTGGCCTTAGCGAAAGGTGAAGGCTATCATACAAAGCAAACCCGTCCCGATCGGTGATACACTTCAGCCGCGTCCGATTCCTCGGCGACTTGGGTCAAACGCTGCCTATTTCTAAGAAATATGTCCATATTTATCGTTGCAGAAAATTAAAAATAGTTATAAAATCTATCTCTTCAACATCTGCAAGGTGTTATGATTAAAGCTAAGCTAATGATCTATCAAAGTCTAAACTACCCGATAATTATAGTAACCATTTTTAATTCATGTCTTGAtataacatatgtatatgtacttatgtatataaaaaaaactaaattctTGGTTTTAACTCACACTTAATTTGATCATCGAAgtaataatatctttatttagTTTATGAAGTTGCAGATATACATATATCAATCTAACATTGGGATCCATTTTCACGGTAATAACGAAGACAAAAAAAATAGAGTGAAAAAATTTTGTGACGTGAGGAGGAAACGATCAACTCGAATGATGATATCAGCGTGACTGGTCCAGCAAGTCTGGCTGTCATCCATAATTCCGTGATGTTGATATGTAAGCTTCAGCTAAAAATAGCCATTAGTCCTTCAGTGATTCATCAGAGTATAATGCATGGGGCTGCATGACAGTCAGCCTTGTCTGTCATCATCATCGTAAATGGATTGCACTTGAGAGATGAAGCTTTTATCTTTCCAAGGTTGGCTGATGCTCACACTTCCTCTTGAATTATTTGTGCAAATCCACCTTTTTGTGGACTTGGATGGAGTTTGATTGGCATTTATTATGGTCTGCTCCATGCCAGCCTGCTGCAGTTTGGATGTCTTCTGCTTGTGGTTCCCGCTGCctcttcgagagagagagagagagagagagatgcaagtcTCAAACAACATATACTGATAACTGTGACCTCTTAgcttttatttgatttcattattcttcGATTGATGTAAGATTAAATATGTCTATTACTGCTCCGATTCGACGTCATATGAtaaatcattatttatcttcGTATTAGTATAAACAAATCCTCACGACTGATTACGACAAATGATAACTAATCACACGAGTATTATTATTTAGATGAAAAACATGAATCACGAATGATAGGGAGGAGAAATGAGTACTCCATTGGCAAGGCATATACTCGACGTCACGTAGAGATTAGCCGAGGAGACATT comes from the Musa acuminata AAA Group cultivar baxijiao chromosome BXJ1-10, Cavendish_Baxijiao_AAA, whole genome shotgun sequence genome and includes:
- the LOC135594791 gene encoding uncharacterized protein LOC135594791 codes for the protein MQTSLPPVCRAAAARAPVDWDASGELCMVGHGIFYKPLGDRLHLSAVLKLNYPKTSNISTSLVSGTVESLGPHHIDPISLVAYAQKEYVFTMIPQANHSCSSLPFQEESLSFGPTSVCSHLLRYMTGRTFQLDYGSGCTGSNCGTLSSSFGFSARFLSFDMIQCSENGRLHLYIEFSNSSYLSYDVPMVPKKSMMGEGYWDHVKNRLCLIACHILEGSSQASPSVGDCSIGLSLWFPTVLTLRRKDVVGHMWSNKKKRDPGYFSMVSFHRSGGRMVTIPGLRYNYTLIDSVSGPCKVRSGSTQSSEERYPDGRCSRDMRFSIAVEDAGGRSGWGEANVFSMGDEFCDDYDFVTTSETASFVPAADWVAKNQSVWNVSYAISYYMYSASAEGGEQFGIAAEGIYDAGSGTLCMKGCGSPSLPTKNQTAIDCEILINIQFPPLHSKMGDRISGTINTTRSKQDPLHFDPIKLYSQQIYAAEVTEAIWRMDVEIVMVMISLTLSCICIGLQTFHAKKHRDALPSMSITMLGVLILGYVIPLVLNFEALFANRSRSGFLSLRSGGWLDVHEVIVRILSGLALFLSFHLLQMAWSARSSDENKGHRVAEWTTLKLCLPLYFAGALLTWLISSRHHLQRSEFSRQRYGSRWEDLVPYAGLVLDGFLLPQIVLNVCRNSKDKILTPFFYVGITITRALPHLYDAYRSRSYNRRIDSSYIYASPDGDFYSLVWDVIVPCEGLLFAAAIYLQQRVGGYCLLPQRFRKRVEYEAVSVVAL